In Dyadobacter subterraneus, a single genomic region encodes these proteins:
- a CDS encoding lmo0937 family membrane protein has protein sequence MGNLLYTIAVILVILWLIGYFGFASFGMGNIIHVLLVIAVVAVILRLIRGDRVV, from the coding sequence ATGGGAAATCTTCTTTATACAATAGCCGTTATTCTGGTTATTTTATGGCTTATCGGTTATTTTGGCTTTGCCAGTTTTGGAATGGGAAACATCATTCATGTTCTTTTGGTGATTGCCGTAGTTGCCGTAATACTTAGATTGATACGTGGAGACAGAGTCGTCTAA
- a CDS encoding arylesterase, with the protein MNNIFSTARLFVLILVLAACNGNKKTEPAESEKAGKEQTVKKGKKTILFFGNSLTAGYGLDDPSKSFASLTQKRIDSLGLDYKVVNGGVSGETTAGGNSRVDWILKQPVDVFVLELGGNDGLRGIPVSETKKNLQSILDKVKAKYPDAKLVLAGMQMPPSMGKKYTSEFKNVYTDIAETNKLTLIPFLLQGVGGEAKLNQNDGIHPTAEGHKIVAETVWKSLKDIL; encoded by the coding sequence ATGAACAATATATTTTCAACTGCGCGATTATTCGTTTTAATATTAGTATTGGCCGCTTGCAACGGTAACAAAAAAACTGAACCAGCTGAATCCGAAAAAGCCGGAAAAGAACAAACAGTCAAAAAAGGTAAAAAGACCATTCTGTTTTTTGGCAACAGTCTTACCGCCGGATATGGCCTGGATGATCCTTCGAAAAGTTTTGCCAGCCTGACGCAAAAACGGATTGATTCACTTGGCCTGGATTACAAGGTAGTAAATGGTGGTGTCAGCGGAGAAACTACGGCCGGAGGAAATAGTCGTGTCGACTGGATTTTGAAACAACCGGTTGATGTTTTTGTACTGGAATTGGGTGGAAATGATGGTCTCAGAGGAATTCCGGTAAGTGAGACTAAAAAGAATTTACAATCCATCCTTGATAAAGTGAAGGCAAAATATCCTGATGCAAAACTTGTATTGGCAGGTATGCAAATGCCGCCAAGCATGGGCAAAAAATATACTAGCGAGTTTAAAAATGTTTATACAGACATCGCTGAAACCAATAAGCTTACGTTAATCCCTTTTCTTTTACAGGGAGTTGGCGGGGAAGCAAAATTAAATCAGAACGACGGAATTCATCCGACTGCGGAAGGACACAAAATCGTTGCAGAAACGGTGTGGAAATCACTAAAAGATATTTTGTAA